The following proteins are co-located in the Verrucomicrobiota bacterium genome:
- a CDS encoding tetratricopeptide repeat protein: MRRVFILFCAIALVCCLTLTASAVEMTVTRSVAILDFENADKEGKADDWLCAGMAETLITKLRQVKDLRLVERKQILKAMEELDFTATDFFDTDKSAELAKFLKVDVLLVGGFQHYGESIRITARFVDVATGEVLEAVDIKGEMDTIFDLQDQLALKLIETMGIATTRSEMKAVAKQPTTSLSALELYSKALDATDPAESIPLFEAAIEADPQYKEAYNDLAVVHMDQGDFASAVELLKKALEIDSSYFLPHFNLGVCYNRLGQPDEAVRSYTRAIDSNPAYINAYLAAAEVLIAKGDNAAAIGLARQAVDLDPADVRGINLWGNALYGQKEYEEAIKKYEEVLELDPEGAYAYYNIANCHADLGRTDAALDYYGKALEADSEYALAYYRRAGVYHYTLDESRKAVIDYTAYIRLVPGDPDGYVGLARAYANLGDADNAKDAYAKAVELRDDEPNALNELANLLYNEASYVQAEHLYLQALRADPDFVYAYHNLGRLYAYARQDQDTAADYFTRALKIDRNYSPSLVEASLVELRRQNWDNMISYLMRGRKLEPGNSFWHYYLGYAYDEKAQQERAQGETRTAQRYNETAAKHLGEAARLDPNDPDIPNLLGNLKLNEGKPAEAIPYYEQALKLNADHLYATVNLAAAGRRLARYDDAERLYKRALEIEPSYAYAAHELASMYDQDLQRVEDAIAAYKRYLELVGEDAQVESRIKELQEFGE, encoded by the coding sequence ATGCGCCGTGTCTTTATCCTCTTCTGCGCCATCGCGCTTGTCTGTTGCCTGACACTCACGGCCTCCGCCGTGGAGATGACCGTGACGCGCAGTGTGGCCATCCTCGACTTCGAAAACGCCGATAAGGAAGGCAAGGCCGACGACTGGCTCTGCGCCGGCATGGCCGAGACGCTCATCACCAAGCTGCGCCAGGTCAAAGACCTCCGGCTGGTCGAGCGCAAGCAGATCCTCAAGGCGATGGAGGAGCTCGACTTCACGGCAACCGACTTCTTCGACACCGATAAGTCGGCCGAGCTCGCCAAGTTCCTCAAGGTTGACGTGCTGCTTGTCGGCGGCTTCCAGCACTATGGCGAGTCGATCCGCATTACAGCGCGCTTCGTCGACGTCGCTACCGGTGAGGTGCTCGAGGCTGTCGATATCAAAGGCGAGATGGACACGATCTTCGACCTCCAGGACCAGCTCGCCCTCAAGTTGATCGAGACGATGGGCATCGCGACGACGCGCAGCGAGATGAAGGCGGTGGCCAAGCAGCCGACGACCAGCCTGAGCGCGCTGGAGCTCTACAGCAAGGCGCTCGATGCGACCGACCCCGCCGAATCGATCCCCCTGTTCGAGGCCGCCATCGAAGCCGACCCGCAGTACAAGGAGGCGTATAACGACCTCGCCGTGGTCCATATGGACCAGGGCGACTTCGCCAGCGCCGTCGAGCTGCTGAAGAAGGCGCTCGAGATCGACTCAAGCTACTTCCTGCCGCACTTCAACCTCGGCGTCTGTTACAACCGGCTCGGTCAGCCCGATGAGGCCGTGCGCTCCTACACGCGCGCCATCGACAGCAACCCGGCCTACATCAACGCCTACCTGGCCGCCGCTGAGGTGCTCATCGCCAAGGGCGACAACGCCGCCGCCATCGGGCTCGCACGTCAGGCCGTGGACCTCGATCCGGCCGACGTGCGCGGCATCAACCTGTGGGGCAACGCGCTCTACGGCCAAAAGGAGTACGAGGAGGCGATCAAGAAGTACGAGGAGGTTCTCGAGCTCGACCCCGAGGGCGCCTACGCCTACTACAATATCGCCAACTGCCATGCTGACCTCGGCAGGACCGACGCAGCGCTCGACTACTACGGCAAGGCGCTCGAGGCCGATAGTGAGTATGCGCTCGCCTACTACCGCCGCGCCGGCGTGTACCACTATACGCTCGACGAATCGCGGAAAGCCGTCATCGACTACACCGCCTACATCAGACTTGTGCCCGGGGATCCGGACGGCTACGTCGGCTTGGCGCGTGCCTACGCCAACCTCGGCGATGCCGACAACGCCAAGGACGCTTACGCGAAGGCCGTCGAACTGCGCGACGACGAGCCGAACGCACTCAACGAGCTCGCCAATCTGCTGTACAACGAGGCCAGCTACGTCCAAGCTGAGCACCTCTACCTCCAGGCGCTCAGGGCCGATCCCGACTTCGTCTATGCCTACCACAACCTGGGCCGGCTCTACGCCTACGCACGCCAGGACCAGGACACGGCCGCCGACTACTTCACACGCGCGCTCAAGATCGACCGCAACTACAGCCCGTCACTTGTCGAGGCGTCACTCGTCGAGCTCCGTCGCCAGAACTGGGATAACATGATTAGTTACCTCATGCGCGGCCGCAAGCTCGAACCGGGCAATTCCTTCTGGCATTACTACCTTGGGTACGCCTACGACGAGAAGGCTCAGCAGGAACGCGCCCAGGGCGAGACGCGTACCGCCCAGCGCTACAACGAGACGGCCGCCAAGCACCTCGGCGAAGCCGCGCGCCTCGATCCAAACGATCCTGACATCCCCAACCTGCTCGGCAACCTCAAGCTCAATGAAGGCAAGCCCGCTGAAGCGATCCCTTACTACGAGCAGGCGCTCAAGCTCAACGCCGACCACCTCTACGCCACCGTCAACCTCGCCGCGGCCGGGCGTCGGCTTGCCCGCTACGACGACGCGGAGCGTCTGTATAAGCGCGCGCTCGAGATCGAGCCCAGCTACGCCTACGCCGCCCATGAGCTTGCCTCGATGTACGACCAGGACCTCCAGCGCGTCGAGGACGCGATTGCCGCCTACAAGCGCTACCTCGAGCTCGTCGGTGAAGACGCACAGGTCGAGTCGCGCATCAAGGAGCTCCAGGAGTTCGGCGAGTAA
- the amrA gene encoding AmmeMemoRadiSam system protein A — protein MLSDDDKQYLLRLARDSMAARAVGERLGDQAQVPDSIRTVQGAFVSLHKAGQLRGCIGYVEGIKPLWQAVGDLAVEASAHDPRFEPVKPDEVGDIDIEISVLSPPEPIRGPDEVKIGTHGLIVRSGGRSGLLLPQVATQYNWGPERFLEQTCWKAGLPLDTWRSPKTELLRFSATVFGERSMGLWPPQ, from the coding sequence ATGTTGTCGGACGATGACAAGCAGTATCTGCTTCGGCTCGCCAGGGACTCGATGGCGGCACGTGCGGTGGGCGAGCGTCTCGGCGACCAGGCCCAGGTGCCCGACAGCATCAGGACCGTGCAGGGCGCGTTCGTCAGCCTGCACAAGGCGGGGCAGCTTCGCGGCTGCATCGGCTATGTCGAGGGCATCAAGCCGCTCTGGCAGGCCGTGGGTGACTTGGCGGTCGAGGCATCGGCGCACGACCCGCGCTTCGAGCCCGTGAAGCCCGACGAGGTTGGCGATATCGACATCGAGATATCAGTGCTGTCGCCGCCTGAGCCGATCCGCGGACCCGACGAGGTCAAGATCGGCACGCACGGGCTGATCGTGCGCTCCGGCGGGCGCTCGGGCCTTCTGCTGCCGCAGGTGGCGACGCAGTACAACTGGGGCCCTGAGCGGTTCCTCGAGCAGACCTGCTGGAAGGCGGGCCTGCCCCTGGACACGTGGCGCAGCCCGAAGACCGAGCTGCTGCGGTTCAGCGCCACCGTTTTCGGCGAGCGAAGCATGGGTCTCTGGCCGCCGCAGTAA
- a CDS encoding leucine--tRNA ligase gives MDEYTPREIEPKWRQSWRDQRLFNVETGPNDHDAGRASEKYYVLVMFPYPSGALHVGHGKNYIIGDVVARTMMMRGRRVLNPIGWDAFGLPAEQAALQKGVHPREGTLANIANCTHQLRSWGTEYDWEREVTSCEPDYYKWTQWLFLQFYKHGLAHRKEAPVNWCPECQSVLANEQVIDGRCWRHSQAVVENRQLEQWFFAITKYADRLLDDLEKLTGWPERVRAMQANWIGRSPGVEMDFVETRTKTVITCWTTRVDTLFGATYMVMAPEHPLVPGLVKGTPREAETLAFVEQMRTTDLSSRTDETAEKIGFDTGLKAINPINGEPIPILLGNYVLVGYGTGAIMAVPAHDQRDFEFAHKYSLPIRVVINPPDADALDGATMTQAYVEDGVMVNSGEFDGLGNRDAWEKMANWLVARGTGRRVVQYRLRDWLISRQRYWGAPIPVVYCDACGIVPVPDDELPVLLPEEVTFGEGNPLATNEAFVRTTCPACGNPARRETDTIDTFVDSSWYYLRYISATDDTQAWDPAAVNRWLPVDQYIGGIEHAILHLLYSRFFTKALHDMGHIGFDEPFERLFTQGMICKQAYRSTRGFIPADEVETRDGTLVDRKTGLRVETTLEKMSKSKFNVVPPDALIEQYGADTVRLYTLFIGPPEKDSEWSDTGVEGGFRFLKRLWAVVVRNMDLLRAFNTNPTRGGDGLDGAARALHRMTHETIEKVTRDMISEFHFNTAIASSMELVNEIYRHEAALQDGDAAARNVLAETLRTVVLLLSPILPHICEELWSRMGNAESILRARWPEADPAALLRDEIELVVQVNGKVRGRAVVPADAPEDDVKAAVFADENVKRHIEGKQVVKTVVVPGRLVNIVVR, from the coding sequence ATGGACGAGTACACACCGCGAGAGATCGAGCCGAAGTGGCGCCAATCCTGGCGCGACCAGCGGTTGTTCAACGTCGAGACCGGACCGAACGACCACGACGCCGGCAGGGCCAGTGAGAAATACTACGTGCTCGTGATGTTCCCGTACCCGTCGGGCGCGCTCCACGTCGGGCACGGCAAGAACTACATTATCGGCGACGTGGTGGCGCGCACCATGATGATGCGCGGCCGGCGCGTGCTCAACCCCATCGGGTGGGACGCCTTCGGGCTGCCGGCCGAGCAGGCGGCCCTGCAGAAGGGCGTGCACCCGCGCGAAGGCACGCTGGCCAACATCGCCAATTGCACGCACCAGCTCCGCAGTTGGGGCACCGAGTACGACTGGGAACGCGAGGTTACCTCGTGCGAGCCCGACTACTACAAGTGGACGCAGTGGCTCTTCCTTCAGTTCTACAAGCACGGGCTGGCTCATCGCAAAGAGGCGCCGGTGAACTGGTGCCCCGAGTGCCAGAGCGTCCTCGCCAACGAACAGGTCATTGACGGCCGGTGTTGGCGCCACTCGCAGGCCGTCGTCGAGAACCGCCAGCTCGAGCAGTGGTTCTTCGCGATCACCAAGTACGCCGATCGCCTTCTTGACGATCTTGAGAAGCTCACCGGCTGGCCGGAGCGCGTGCGCGCGATGCAGGCGAACTGGATCGGCCGCTCGCCGGGCGTTGAGATGGATTTCGTCGAGACGCGCACAAAGACGGTGATCACCTGCTGGACCACGCGCGTTGACACGCTCTTTGGCGCCACGTACATGGTCATGGCGCCCGAGCACCCGCTCGTGCCGGGGCTGGTCAAGGGCACGCCCAGGGAGGCCGAGACGCTCGCGTTTGTCGAGCAGATGCGTACGACCGACCTGAGTTCGCGCACCGACGAGACGGCCGAGAAGATCGGCTTTGACACGGGGCTCAAAGCGATCAACCCGATCAACGGCGAGCCGATCCCTATCCTGCTCGGCAACTACGTGCTCGTCGGCTACGGCACGGGCGCGATCATGGCCGTACCGGCCCACGACCAGCGCGACTTCGAGTTCGCCCACAAGTACAGCCTGCCGATCCGCGTCGTCATCAACCCGCCCGATGCCGACGCGCTCGACGGCGCGACGATGACCCAGGCCTACGTCGAGGACGGCGTCATGGTCAACTCGGGCGAGTTCGACGGGCTCGGCAACCGCGATGCCTGGGAGAAGATGGCCAACTGGCTTGTCGCGCGCGGCACGGGCCGGCGCGTGGTGCAGTACCGACTGCGCGACTGGCTCATCAGCCGCCAGCGCTACTGGGGCGCGCCGATCCCCGTTGTCTACTGCGACGCCTGCGGCATCGTGCCCGTTCCCGACGACGAGCTGCCCGTGCTGCTGCCCGAGGAGGTCACGTTTGGCGAGGGCAACCCGCTGGCGACCAACGAGGCGTTCGTGCGAACGACGTGTCCGGCCTGCGGCAACCCGGCGCGGCGCGAGACGGACACGATCGATACGTTCGTCGATTCGAGCTGGTACTACTTGCGCTACATCAGCGCCACGGACGACACGCAAGCGTGGGATCCGGCTGCCGTGAACCGCTGGCTGCCCGTGGACCAGTACATTGGGGGCATCGAGCACGCCATCCTCCACCTGCTCTACTCGAGGTTCTTCACCAAGGCGCTGCACGACATGGGGCACATCGGCTTCGATGAGCCGTTCGAGCGGCTGTTCACCCAGGGCATGATCTGCAAACAGGCGTACCGTTCGACGCGCGGCTTCATCCCCGCCGATGAGGTCGAGACGCGCGACGGCACGCTCGTCGACAGAAAGACCGGCCTGCGGGTCGAGACCACGCTCGAAAAGATGAGCAAGTCGAAGTTCAATGTCGTGCCGCCCGACGCCTTGATCGAGCAGTACGGCGCCGACACCGTGCGGCTCTACACGCTGTTCATCGGCCCGCCCGAGAAGGACAGCGAGTGGAGCGACACCGGCGTGGAGGGCGGTTTCCGGTTCCTCAAGCGCCTCTGGGCCGTTGTCGTGCGTAACATGGATCTGCTTCGCGCGTTCAACACGAACCCCACGCGGGGCGGCGATGGGCTCGACGGCGCCGCGCGCGCCCTGCACCGCATGACGCACGAGACGATCGAGAAGGTCACGCGCGACATGATCAGCGAGTTCCACTTCAACACGGCGATCGCCTCGTCGATGGAACTCGTCAACGAGATTTACAGGCACGAGGCGGCGCTCCAGGACGGCGACGCGGCGGCGAGGAACGTGCTCGCCGAGACGCTGCGCACCGTCGTCTTGCTGCTCTCGCCCATCCTGCCGCATATCTGCGAAGAACTCTGGTCGCGCATGGGCAACGCCGAGAGCATCCTGCGCGCGCGGTGGCCCGAAGCCGATCCGGCGGCGCTCCTGCGCGACGAGATCGAGCTCGTCGTCCAGGTCAACGGCAAGGTGCGCGGCCGCGCCGTCGTTCCCGCCGACGCGCCTGAGGACGACGTGAAAGCTGCCGTCTTCGCCGACGAGAACGTCAAGCGCCATATCGAGGGCAAGCAGGTCGTCAAGACCGTTGTCGTGCCCGGCCGGCTCGTCAACATCGTTGTGAGGTGA
- a CDS encoding helix-hairpin-helix domain-containing protein, giving the protein MFRLTRQEQFVIVVLVLLVAAVVIGAAVAHRPAEPGHRVEVALNTAPRSDVQEAELPRTAGPALVVHVAGAVSAPGTYELPVGARVEDAVSRAAPTSEADVHALNLAAKLVDGEKIVVPARGESAAHAGIEGGTGGTDAGGLININTATAAELDSLPGIGPARGADIVEYRRDHPFRCIEDVMDVPGIGPGIFERIKNRIIVR; this is encoded by the coding sequence ATGTTTCGGCTCACGAGGCAGGAGCAGTTCGTCATCGTCGTGCTCGTTCTCTTGGTGGCTGCCGTGGTCATCGGTGCGGCCGTCGCCCACCGGCCGGCCGAGCCGGGGCACCGGGTCGAAGTCGCGTTGAACACGGCGCCTCGGAGTGACGTCCAAGAGGCTGAGCTGCCCCGCACGGCCGGGCCGGCGCTCGTGGTGCACGTGGCCGGCGCGGTGAGCGCGCCGGGCACTTACGAGCTGCCCGTGGGTGCGCGCGTCGAGGATGCCGTCTCCCGGGCAGCGCCGACGAGCGAGGCCGACGTGCACGCGCTGAATCTGGCTGCCAAGCTCGTTGACGGCGAGAAGATCGTCGTCCCGGCCAGAGGGGAGTCAGCGGCGCACGCCGGGATCGAGGGCGGCACAGGAGGGACGGATGCCGGTGGCCTCATCAACATCAACACGGCCACGGCGGCCGAGCTTGACAGCCTGCCCGGGATCGGGCCGGCCCGAGGGGCCGATATCGTCGAGTACCGGCGCGACCACCCGTTCCGTTGCATCGAGGACGTTATGGACGTGCCCGGGATCGGCCCAGGCATCTTCGAGCGCATCAAGAATCGGATTATTGTCCGCTAG
- a CDS encoding Ig-like domain-containing protein, whose amino-acid sequence MRYQPVILPLLALAGLFASSPALGLIEAGALKPVVEVLKEERYIDGEHPAQDARHQFLVYAKDAQRAQEVLAVVVQRRHQAQQFFQTSVIWREPAVVIVYPNRTAYLRSTGLFGTGGVQMQFRYKGKGVKVKLVITYEGEGMLEHTLPHELMHLLTSDMSNRGYFDGRRSEVTELPIWTNEGIAEYMTADAKRRTDFEKIVYYALHEDAMLGLERLLRQTRYDSRIALHYAESYSLVAFIAATVPDGRQRLRNFIMAFDDPNRAKDPIRTFELTFQGVAPSIDAFEARWHAWIRQQYVHHLPPVVAKTFPGDKSADASAEGKIWIKFDKPMDPQTVSVATVSLRKGSSKELGDDADNLLRGAKLSWGEGGTVLLIEASGGFEAGGTYTLVLSNYVKDLRQHGLVVDKFAAMETDEWWTQSTIEPTPGGQGTTAKKTTAKTPPKAVSVLTFKTKGGESE is encoded by the coding sequence GTGAGATATCAACCCGTCATTTTGCCGCTCCTTGCTCTGGCTGGGCTGTTTGCGTCGTCGCCGGCGCTGGGCCTCATCGAGGCGGGGGCGCTCAAACCGGTCGTCGAAGTGCTCAAGGAAGAGCGCTACATCGACGGCGAGCATCCCGCGCAGGATGCACGCCATCAGTTTCTCGTCTACGCCAAGGACGCCCAACGCGCGCAGGAGGTGCTCGCGGTCGTGGTGCAGCGGCGGCATCAGGCGCAGCAGTTCTTCCAAACCTCGGTGATCTGGCGCGAGCCGGCGGTCGTGATTGTGTACCCGAACCGGACCGCCTACCTGCGCTCGACGGGCCTGTTCGGCACCGGCGGCGTGCAGATGCAGTTCCGCTACAAGGGCAAGGGCGTCAAGGTCAAGCTGGTGATCACCTACGAAGGGGAGGGCATGCTCGAGCACACGCTCCCGCACGAGCTCATGCACCTGCTCACATCCGACATGTCGAACCGCGGCTACTTCGATGGCCGGCGTTCCGAAGTGACCGAGCTGCCGATCTGGACCAACGAAGGGATCGCCGAGTACATGACGGCCGATGCCAAGCGTCGTACCGACTTCGAGAAGATCGTCTACTACGCGCTGCACGAGGATGCGATGCTCGGCCTCGAACGCTTGCTGCGCCAGACGCGCTACGATAGCCGGATCGCGCTCCACTACGCCGAGTCGTACAGCCTCGTCGCGTTTATCGCCGCGACCGTACCCGACGGTCGCCAGCGGCTGCGCAACTTCATTATGGCGTTCGACGATCCCAATCGGGCCAAGGACCCGATCCGGACCTTCGAGTTGACGTTCCAGGGCGTGGCGCCCTCGATCGACGCGTTCGAAGCGCGCTGGCACGCCTGGATCCGCCAGCAGTACGTGCACCACCTGCCGCCCGTTGTGGCCAAGACTTTCCCTGGGGACAAGAGCGCGGACGCCTCGGCCGAGGGCAAGATCTGGATCAAGTTCGACAAGCCCATGGATCCGCAGACGGTCAGCGTCGCGACTGTCTCGCTGCGTAAGGGCTCGTCGAAGGAGCTCGGTGACGACGCGGACAACCTCCTGCGCGGCGCGAAGCTCAGTTGGGGCGAAGGCGGCACCGTGCTCCTGATCGAAGCGTCCGGCGGGTTTGAGGCCGGCGGCACCTACACCCTCGTGCTGTCCAACTACGTCAAAGACCTTAGGCAGCACGGCTTGGTGGTGGATAAGTTCGCCGCTATGGAGACTGACGAATGGTGGACCCAGTCAACGATCGAGCCGACGCCCGGCGGCCAAGGGACCACGGCCAAGAAGACGACCGCGAAGACGCCGCCAAAGGCGGTCAGCGTGCTCACGTTCAAGACGAAAGGCGGCGAGTCCGAATGA
- a CDS encoding ABC transporter ATP-binding protein, which produces MAGIRLTKLTKTYVKDDERIDVLGGIDLDIPGGSFVMVLGESGSGKTTLLNLLGALDTADAGSIDVDDVGDVCRLGDRALSDYRNAVVGHIFQTFNLKGIYTAFENVRIPLIFTPIGPAEARRRITAALEAVGLADRMFFRPGQLSEGQCQRVAVARAIVNEPKVLLADEPTGNLDPKTARHIMDLLMRLNKARGITLIMVTHDMTLLDYADRVVTLDRGHVRENSPEEIDAIRRSLSALRSAGVHSAGGR; this is translated from the coding sequence ATGGCCGGCATTCGACTCACCAAGCTGACGAAGACCTACGTCAAGGACGACGAGCGCATCGATGTCCTGGGCGGGATCGATTTGGACATCCCGGGCGGCTCGTTCGTCATGGTGCTGGGCGAGTCGGGTTCGGGCAAGACGACGCTGCTCAATCTGCTCGGCGCGCTTGATACGGCTGATGCCGGCTCGATCGACGTCGATGATGTGGGCGACGTCTGTCGCTTGGGCGACCGGGCGCTGTCGGACTACCGCAACGCGGTGGTGGGCCACATCTTCCAGACATTCAACCTCAAGGGCATCTACACCGCATTCGAGAACGTAAGGATTCCGCTGATCTTCACGCCGATCGGGCCGGCCGAGGCGCGGCGCCGCATCACGGCCGCGCTCGAGGCCGTCGGGCTGGCCGACCGGATGTTCTTCCGGCCCGGCCAACTTTCAGAGGGCCAGTGCCAGCGCGTGGCCGTTGCACGCGCCATCGTCAATGAGCCCAAGGTGCTGCTCGCCGATGAGCCGACAGGCAACCTCGATCCCAAGACCGCACGCCACATCATGGACCTGCTTATGCGGCTCAACAAGGCGCGCGGCATCACGCTTATCATGGTCACACATGACATGACGTTGCTCGACTACGCCGACCGCGTGGTGACGCTCGATCGTGGCCACGTGCGCGAGAACTCGCCCGAGGAGATTGACGCAATACGCAGGAGCCTTTCCGCCTTGCGGAGCGCAGGCGTGCACAGCGCGGGGGGGCGGTAG
- a CDS encoding helix-turn-helix domain-containing protein encodes MRYALQKNLTLMALRDLLSKKVRLVLNLLGIVIGVSALLFLLSLTEGIRKMILRQLVGSIPVTEMTATPAERDVAVPTLGRAMKLFGIPKAESLVLRERLRGDITDETVAEVEALPGVRRVYGVRTLKQVPTSVQGWFFGIKKADFRLETVVFGYPRELLEGDVEDLSDYTFRAKGVYHKRPFHTRFISDVERPLLTARMRLAEQDQTYVPAVLSRQLVSNYNLGFAATEGLAALQRVSERSVIGQLIYVRFGRDEMFYTEQDLVEPLGTVIKVVGLSDRVPMLGFAVPPEYLELWENAYFKAPQPSVYQQLVVQAKTVADVEPLRQALLPVGARLKALREARNVSLEQAATAAGLKPAQIEAIEAGPVRTIMTDTEAHRLIRAYASALKADPDEMAAAYTRGFDMEVVSNKETIDKINSVTTFVRFAFVLVVAIILGITAVGILNVLTMSVYEERVDIGILRSVGARKGHVRFIYLLKAFLIGLIGSLAGLALGWLSMMGADALAHAALRRLAYVPQTFFIADWQFVAFSMAMGIGFAMLAGISPANHAARLKPSAVLRSA; translated from the coding sequence ATGCGGTACGCGCTGCAGAAGAACCTTACGCTCATGGCGTTGCGCGACTTGTTGAGCAAGAAGGTCCGGCTCGTGCTCAACCTGCTCGGTATCGTAATCGGCGTGAGTGCGCTGCTCTTTCTGCTCTCGCTCACCGAGGGGATCCGCAAGATGATCCTGCGCCAGCTCGTTGGTTCAATCCCGGTGACCGAGATGACGGCGACGCCAGCCGAACGAGACGTTGCCGTGCCGACGCTCGGTCGGGCGATGAAGCTGTTCGGCATTCCGAAGGCCGAGTCGCTCGTGCTCCGTGAACGCTTGCGGGGCGATATCACCGACGAGACCGTCGCCGAGGTCGAGGCGTTGCCCGGTGTGCGGCGTGTCTATGGCGTGCGCACGCTGAAACAGGTGCCGACGAGTGTCCAGGGCTGGTTCTTCGGAATCAAGAAGGCCGATTTCCGTCTGGAGACCGTTGTCTTCGGCTACCCGCGCGAGCTGCTCGAGGGGGACGTCGAGGATCTGTCGGACTACACGTTCCGCGCCAAGGGCGTGTACCACAAGCGCCCGTTTCACACCAGGTTCATCAGTGACGTCGAGCGCCCGCTTCTTACGGCGCGCATGCGGCTGGCCGAACAGGACCAGACGTATGTGCCGGCGGTCCTGTCGCGCCAATTGGTCAGCAACTACAACCTGGGATTCGCAGCCACCGAGGGGCTCGCGGCGCTCCAGCGAGTGAGCGAACGAAGCGTCATCGGTCAGCTCATCTACGTGCGCTTTGGGCGTGACGAGATGTTCTACACGGAACAAGACCTTGTCGAACCGCTCGGGACGGTGATCAAGGTTGTCGGCCTGTCGGATCGCGTGCCGATGCTCGGATTCGCCGTGCCGCCCGAGTACCTCGAGTTGTGGGAGAACGCGTACTTCAAAGCGCCGCAGCCGTCGGTCTACCAGCAGCTCGTCGTTCAGGCGAAGACGGTGGCCGACGTTGAGCCTTTACGCCAAGCGCTCCTGCCCGTTGGCGCGCGCCTCAAGGCGTTGCGCGAGGCGCGTAACGTGTCGCTTGAACAGGCCGCGACTGCCGCCGGGCTCAAACCCGCACAGATCGAGGCGATCGAGGCCGGCCCGGTGCGCACGATCATGACTGACACGGAGGCCCACAGACTCATTCGTGCCTATGCGAGCGCGCTCAAAGCTGATCCCGACGAGATGGCAGCGGCATATACGCGTGGATTCGATATGGAGGTTGTCTCGAACAAGGAGACGATCGACAAGATCAACTCGGTCACCACGTTCGTGCGCTTTGCCTTCGTGCTCGTTGTCGCCATCATCCTCGGCATCACTGCGGTGGGCATCCTCAACGTGCTCACGATGAGCGTCTACGAAGAGCGGGTCGACATCGGCATCCTGCGCTCGGTGGGCGCGCGCAAGGGCCACGTGCGGTTTATCTACCTGCTCAAGGCGTTTCTCATCGGTCTGATCGGCAGCCTGGCGGGCTTGGCCCTCGGCTGGCTTAGCATGATGGGGGCCGACGCGCTCGCCCACGCGGCACTCCGGAGACTGGCCTATGTGCCGCAGACGTTCTTCATCGCCGATTGGCAGTTCGTCGCATTCAGCATGGCGATGGGGATTGGGTTCGCGATGCTTGCCGGGATCAGCCCCGCCAACCACGCCGCGCGGCTCAAGCCCTCGGCCGTCCTGCGCAGCGCGTAG
- a CDS encoding tetratricopeptide repeat protein, with protein sequence MTAETAEQAAWDAYDRKDFQKAARAWEDLIASAASETARDELRTNYCYALVALKRFGEARRICQELLEKTGSHIDLHQLGMVEREAGEYERALALFEQEHSMLQDGDFLAQAANLYERGFVRNLLGRREEALPLAEDCLALSRRTDNPAMRGCAWRLLGDLHRSANPKLAQDHYMQARAAFVEANDAVACAEIDSRMRLLT encoded by the coding sequence ATGACCGCCGAGACTGCCGAACAAGCTGCGTGGGATGCGTACGACCGGAAGGACTTCCAGAAAGCTGCGCGAGCATGGGAGGATCTGATCGCCTCCGCGGCATCGGAGACGGCACGCGACGAACTGAGGACAAACTACTGCTATGCGCTCGTGGCGCTCAAGCGTTTTGGCGAAGCCCGCCGGATTTGTCAGGAGTTGCTGGAGAAGACGGGCAGTCACATCGATCTTCACCAGCTCGGCATGGTCGAGCGAGAAGCCGGAGAATATGAGAGGGCCCTGGCCCTGTTTGAGCAAGAGCACTCCATGCTGCAAGATGGTGACTTCCTGGCCCAAGCGGCGAACCTATATGAGAGGGGGTTTGTCCGCAATCTTCTTGGTCGCCGCGAAGAGGCCTTGCCGTTGGCGGAAGACTGTCTCGCCCTCAGCAGGAGGACGGACAATCCGGCCATGCGTGGATGCGCCTGGCGGCTGCTTGGCGATCTCCACCGGTCCGCGAATCCGAAGCTCGCCCAGGACCACTACATGCAGGCAAGAGCGGCGTTTGTAGAGGCAAACGACGCCGTTGCCTGCGCCGAGATCGATTCGAGAATGCGGCTTCTGACGTGA